The following coding sequences are from one Arcobacter nitrofigilis DSM 7299 window:
- a CDS encoding AraC family transcriptional regulator — protein sequence MNIVKYDMNKKILQKLHKLIPDDGYYNTYINELKLYKMSERTSMYNVMFENWILFTFQGKKEMKLNQVSLEYTNENYLVASSTLPIECETFASKEKPFFGMVISFDLNIIYQLLDEISIEEPKNKKQSSIGTFSDDITEEIEDILYRIIKIADKKEDSEILGKSLIKELLYRVLKGKNSHFLHKLLNKSSNEAKISRSLKLIHNDFGKSFSIEDLAKKEEMSVASFHNHFKKITAYTPYQYIKKIRLNKAENLISQKNISVNEAAVTVGYETASQFSKEFKKYFGYPPKEAKASLKEYSL from the coding sequence ATGAATATAGTAAAATATGATATGAATAAAAAAATATTACAAAAGTTACATAAATTGATACCAGATGATGGTTATTATAATACTTATATTAATGAACTAAAACTATATAAAATGAGTGAAAGAACCAGTATGTACAATGTAATGTTTGAGAATTGGATACTTTTTACTTTTCAAGGTAAAAAAGAGATGAAACTAAATCAAGTATCACTAGAATACACCAATGAAAACTATCTTGTAGCCTCTTCAACTTTACCAATTGAATGTGAAACTTTTGCTTCAAAAGAAAAACCTTTTTTTGGTATGGTTATATCTTTTGATTTAAATATAATCTATCAATTACTAGATGAAATATCAATTGAAGAACCTAAAAATAAGAAACAGTCAAGTATAGGAACTTTCTCAGATGATATTACAGAAGAAATAGAAGATATACTATATAGAATAATAAAAATAGCTGACAAAAAAGAGGACTCAGAAATCCTTGGAAAATCTTTAATAAAAGAACTTTTATATCGAGTTTTAAAAGGGAAAAACTCTCATTTTTTACATAAACTTTTAAATAAATCAAGTAATGAAGCAAAAATATCAAGAAGTTTAAAACTAATACATAATGATTTTGGAAAATCTTTTAGTATAGAAGATTTAGCAAAAAAAGAGGAGATGAGTGTTGCATCATTTCATAACCACTTTAAAAAAATCACAGCTTATACACCCTATCAATATATAAAAAAGATACGATTAAATAAAGCAGAAAACCTAATAAGTCAAAAAAATATAAGTGTAAATGAGGCTGCAGTTACAGTGGGCTATGAAACTGCATCTCAATTTAGTAAAGAATTTAAAAAATATTTTGGATATCCCCCTAAAGAAGCCAAAGCCTCTTTAAAAGAGTATAGCTTATAG
- a CDS encoding isochorismatase family protein yields MKIDIRKSALVLIEYQNEWLDEDSKLEHLMKDKKQFEESKINSKKVLEHGRKIGMNIIHVPFIVSSDYKEFGKEKAKLGLRAVIQKVNTWQGKSKDFHRDFLPKEDEFIVSGRLGVSGFAGSNLNEILRNNGIENIFLIGYATNVCVESTFREAHDKGYNTYVISDATSAFTKEQKDFFEVNIVHHFGALLDTKEFLYLQHKKLAHEIVLDYYKALSTGDIKEALTLVDDNIEYIAVKDTSETYPELYGTYRGKSELTDFFKHLSDFYITEDFRVDSFASNKNEAFIKGYLKYKIKRNDSIYDTFWMAHVTIKNGKLLSYRFFKDTALLEEKYSKC; encoded by the coding sequence ATGAAAATTGATATCAGAAAAAGTGCCTTGGTATTAATAGAGTATCAAAATGAGTGGTTGGACGAAGATTCAAAATTAGAACACTTAATGAAGGATAAAAAACAATTTGAAGAGTCTAAAATAAACTCTAAAAAAGTTTTAGAGCATGGGCGTAAAATTGGTATGAATATTATTCATGTACCTTTTATAGTAAGTAGTGATTATAAAGAGTTTGGAAAAGAAAAAGCGAAATTAGGTCTTAGGGCAGTTATCCAAAAAGTTAATACTTGGCAAGGGAAAAGTAAAGACTTTCATAGGGATTTTTTGCCAAAAGAAGATGAGTTTATAGTATCTGGAAGGCTTGGAGTAAGTGGGTTTGCAGGTTCAAATCTAAATGAAATATTAAGAAATAATGGCATTGAGAATATATTTTTAATAGGATATGCTACAAATGTTTGTGTGGAATCAACATTTAGAGAAGCCCACGATAAAGGATATAATACTTATGTTATAAGTGATGCTACAAGTGCCTTTACCAAAGAACAAAAAGATTTTTTTGAAGTAAATATTGTACATCATTTTGGGGCACTTTTAGATACAAAAGAGTTTCTATATTTACAACACAAAAAACTTGCACATGAAATAGTACTTGATTATTATAAGGCTTTATCAACTGGTGATATAAAAGAGGCTTTAACTTTAGTAGATGATAATATTGAGTATATAGCTGTAAAAGATACAAGTGAAACTTACCCTGAACTTTATGGGACATATCGTGGTAAAAGTGAATTAACTGATTTTTTTAAGCATCTGAGTGATTTTTATATCACAGAAGATTTTAGAGTAGATAGTTTTGCTTCAAATAAAAATGAGGCCTTTATAAAAGGGTATTTGAAATATAAGATAAAAAGAAATGATTCTATCTATGATACATTTTGGATGGCGCATGTAACTATAAAAAATGGAAAACTTTTAAGTTATAGATTTTTTAAAGATACTGCACTTTTAGAAGAGAAATATAGCAAGTGCTAA
- a CDS encoding helix-turn-helix domain-containing protein, which produces MIITLPHYIFENKESYQIINDDSVIVAKSTRYKKDKISLRNSMHLAILLINGGKILHLKDDVISIDTSDILFLSQGNYFMGETLGDKNNFEAILIYFDDEYVFNFIKRYNITIETLTQNGILSFKRDEFINNCAQTINQYFLTNIKNSLDLVKLKLDEIFLYSLSKDKEKFTAFLNKIVQTKSSRIKYILEENLDIINNIDDMCKLTRLNSKALRKEVNRLYNQNPKEWLDERRLSFAVTLLKNTQKSVSQIASSCGYSSVSWFIIQFKKYYKTTPLLYREQNL; this is translated from the coding sequence ATGATTATTACCTTACCCCATTACATCTTTGAAAATAAAGAGTCATATCAAATTATAAATGACGATAGTGTTATAGTAGCAAAATCAACAAGATATAAAAAAGATAAAATCTCTTTAAGAAATAGTATGCATTTAGCTATTTTATTAATAAATGGTGGAAAAATCTTACATCTTAAAGATGATGTTATATCTATAGACACCAGTGATATACTTTTTTTATCTCAAGGTAACTATTTTATGGGTGAGACTCTTGGAGATAAAAATAACTTTGAAGCTATATTAATATATTTTGATGATGAATATGTTTTTAATTTTATAAAAAGATACAATATTACTATTGAGACACTCACACAAAATGGAATCTTATCTTTTAAAAGAGATGAATTCATAAATAATTGTGCTCAAACAATTAATCAATATTTCTTAACAAATATAAAAAATAGCCTTGACTTAGTAAAGTTAAAACTTGATGAAATCTTTTTATACTCTCTTTCAAAAGATAAAGAAAAATTTACAGCTTTTTTAAATAAGATAGTACAAACTAAGTCTTCACGAATAAAATATATCTTAGAAGAGAATCTTGATATCATAAATAATATTGATGATATGTGTAAACTCACAAGGCTTAATTCAAAAGCCTTAAGAAAAGAGGTAAATAGACTATATAATCAAAATCCCAAAGAGTGGTTAGATGAAAGAAGACTCTCTTTTGCTGTTACACTACTTAAAAATACTCAAAAAAGTGTATCTCAAATAGCAAGCTCATGTGGATATTCAAGTGTCTCTTGGTTTATTATTCAGTTTAAAAAATATTATAAAACTACCCCTTTACTCTATAGGGAACAAAACTTATAA
- a CDS encoding carboxymuconolactone decarboxylase family protein: MKSDRFKKGWEKLKEVDGSAGEKVIESLKDIAPEFADLLIEFPFGDIYTREKLDLKSREIATIAALTVMGNASAQLKVHIHAGLNVGCTKEEIVEVIMQMAVYGGFPCALNGLFAAKEVFSNEN; encoded by the coding sequence ATGAAATCAGATAGATTTAAAAAAGGTTGGGAGAAGTTAAAAGAAGTAGATGGCAGTGCAGGGGAAAAGGTAATTGAGTCATTGAAAGATATTGCCCCAGAGTTTGCAGATTTGCTTATTGAGTTTCCTTTTGGAGATATTTATACAAGAGAAAAATTAGATTTAAAATCAAGAGAAATTGCAACTATTGCAGCACTTACAGTTATGGGAAATGCATCAGCACAGTTAAAAGTGCATATTCATGCAGGATTAAATGTAGGTTGTACTAAAGAAGAGATTGTAGAAGTGATTATGCAAATGGCAGTTTACGGAGGTTTCCCTTGTGCTTTAAATGGTTTGTTTGCTGCAAAAGAGGTATTCTCTAATGAAAATTGA
- a CDS encoding helix-turn-helix domain-containing protein → MKNIEEFYKRTNYPLPKDFNDNIGHFNVLRRTASINIPFSRKSYFKITLLKGPNKVHYADKTLESQDYALMFSDPLVPYSWDSLDGKKDGCFCIFTEEFFYQFSAIRNYPVFKIDGNKLFLLDEYALKEVERIFEKMFEEKESEYDFKDDILRNLTLELIHLAMKMQPAKKAQNNSQDKKTKISSLFVELLNRQFPINLPYERLNLKSPSDYAKSLNIHTNHLNRTLKEVTSKTTTELIATRVLEEAKILLKHTSWTINEISYSLGYEDSSHFINFFKKRVNQTPHLYRILSNV, encoded by the coding sequence ATGAAAAATATAGAAGAATTTTATAAAAGAACAAACTACCCTTTGCCAAAAGATTTTAATGATAATATTGGACATTTTAATGTACTTAGAAGAACAGCTTCTATTAATATACCTTTTAGTAGGAAAAGCTATTTTAAAATTACTCTTTTAAAAGGCCCAAATAAAGTTCATTATGCAGATAAAACTCTTGAAAGCCAAGATTATGCTTTGATGTTTTCTGATCCTTTAGTCCCTTATAGTTGGGATTCATTGGATGGAAAGAAAGATGGGTGTTTTTGTATTTTTACAGAAGAGTTTTTTTATCAATTTAGTGCGATTAGAAATTATCCTGTATTTAAAATAGATGGTAATAAACTTTTTTTATTAGATGAATATGCACTAAAAGAAGTAGAAAGAATATTTGAAAAAATGTTTGAAGAAAAAGAATCTGAATATGATTTTAAAGATGATATTTTAAGAAACTTAACACTAGAACTTATTCATTTAGCTATGAAAATGCAACCAGCAAAAAAAGCACAAAATAATTCACAAGATAAAAAAACTAAAATCTCTTCACTTTTTGTTGAACTTTTAAATAGACAGTTTCCTATAAATTTACCCTATGAGAGATTGAATTTAAAATCACCAAGTGATTATGCAAAATCTCTTAATATTCATACTAATCATTTAAATAGAACCCTAAAAGAAGTGACTTCTAAAACTACGACAGAATTAATAGCTACAAGAGTTTTAGAAGAGGCAAAGATTTTACTTAAACATACAAGTTGGACTATTAATGAAATTTCTTACTCTTTAGGTTATGAAGATTCATCTCATTTTATAAATTTTTTTAAAAAAAGAGTTAATCAAACACCCCATTTATATCGTATTTTATCAAATGTTTGA